One window of Arthrobacter oryzae genomic DNA carries:
- a CDS encoding heme o synthase produces MTATVSTTDTPLNASRLPGKIGIARKAKAYLALTKPRVIELLLVSTLPTMIYAERGFPSVGLILATLVGGAFAAGSAGAFNCYLDRDIDKLMHRTENRPLVTGEVTPREALVFSWLLGAAAIAILWFGANPLSAWLGLGAIVFYVVIYTMILKRRTAQNIVWGGAAGCFPVLIAWAAVTNTVEWPAIVLFMVIFLWTPPHYWPLSMRYGEDYRNAKVPMLGAIAGAKVVSVQVVLYAWAMVACSLLLVPAGGAGWVYTVTAVAAGAWFLYESHALYNRAQGGDVSDKGAMKVFHGSISYLTLLFIALAVDPFVGSAIMG; encoded by the coding sequence GTGACTGCCACCGTGAGCACAACAGATACGCCGCTGAACGCCTCCCGGCTTCCCGGAAAGATCGGGATAGCCCGCAAAGCCAAGGCGTACCTTGCCCTCACGAAACCGCGGGTCATCGAACTGCTGCTTGTGAGCACTCTGCCAACCATGATCTACGCCGAACGCGGATTCCCCTCCGTCGGGCTGATCCTTGCCACGCTCGTGGGCGGGGCGTTTGCTGCCGGAAGTGCAGGGGCTTTCAACTGTTACCTCGACCGTGACATCGACAAGCTGATGCACCGGACCGAGAACCGTCCCCTGGTTACCGGCGAAGTGACTCCGCGCGAGGCATTGGTGTTCTCCTGGCTTCTGGGTGCCGCCGCCATCGCAATCCTCTGGTTCGGCGCCAACCCGCTGTCGGCGTGGCTGGGCCTCGGGGCAATCGTCTTCTACGTGGTCATTTACACCATGATCCTTAAGCGCCGCACGGCCCAGAACATCGTCTGGGGCGGAGCCGCGGGTTGCTTCCCGGTGCTGATTGCGTGGGCCGCCGTCACCAACACGGTCGAGTGGCCGGCGATCGTCCTGTTCATGGTCATTTTCCTGTGGACGCCGCCGCACTACTGGCCGCTGTCCATGCGCTACGGCGAGGACTACCGCAACGCGAAAGTCCCGATGCTCGGCGCTATCGCCGGGGCCAAGGTCGTCTCGGTCCAGGTAGTGCTGTACGCGTGGGCCATGGTGGCGTGCTCGCTGCTGCTGGTCCCTGCCGGCGGGGCGGGCTGGGTCTACACGGTCACCGCCGTGGCCGCAGGTGCCTGGTTCCTGTATGAATCGCACGCCCTCTACAACCGGGCCCAGGGTGGCGACGTCTCCGACAAGGGCGCCATGAAGGTCTTCCACGGTTCCATCAGCTACCTCACCCTGCTCTTCATCGCCCTGGCCGTCGACCCCTTTGTGGGCTCGGCCATCATGGGCTAG